A region from the Aegilops tauschii subsp. strangulata cultivar AL8/78 chromosome 5, Aet v6.0, whole genome shotgun sequence genome encodes:
- the LOC109763048 gene encoding aspartic proteinase nepenthesin-1, producing MARTLVFLLVLLCSSASLVTSSASARLRMKLTHVDDKAGYTTEERVRRAVAVSRERLASMQQQRGVVGDVSAPVHLATRQYIAEYLIGDPPQRADALIDTGSNLIWTQCATTCLKACAKQDLPYYNLSSSASFAPVPCADNAKLCAANGVHLCGLDGSCTFIASYGAGSVIGSLGTEAFTFQSGAARLAFGCVSLTQIAKGALNGASGLIGLGRGRLSLISQTGATKFSYCLTPYLRNHGASSHLFVGASASLSGSGAVTSIPFVKSPKEYPYSTFYYLPLTGITVGKTKLPIPSAAFELRRVAAGYWSGGVIIDTGSPVTALADAAYRALGEEVTRQLNRSLVQPPADTGLDLCVARDDVDKVVPALVFHFSGGADMAVPAGSYWGPVDKSTACMLIEEGGYESVIGNFQQQDLHLLYDIGKGELSFQTADCSVL from the coding sequence ATGGCGCGAACTCTGGTGTTCCTGCTCGTGCTACTGTGCTCCAGCGCAAGCCTAGTCACAAGTAGTGCCAGCGCAAGGCTCCGCATGAAGCTCACCCACGTCGACGACAAGGCCGGTTACACCACGGAGGAGCGCGTGCGGCGCGCTGTCGCCGTAAGCCGGGAACGCCTGGCCTCCATGCAGCAGCAGCGTGGGGTAGTCGGCGACGTGAGCGCGCCAGTCCACCTGGCCACCCGGCAGTACATCGCCGAGTACCTCATCGGCGACCCGCCCCAGCGCGCCGACGCCCTCATCGACACCGGCAGCAACCTCATCTGGACCCAGTGCGCGACGACGTGCCTCAAGGCGTGCGCCAAGCAGGACCTGCCTTACTACAACCTGTCGAGCTCGGCGAGCTTCGCGCCCGTGCCGTGCGCGGACAACGCCAAGCTGTGCGCCGCCAACGGCGTGCACCTCTGCGGCCTGGACGGCAGCTGCACCTTCATCGCCAGCTACGGTGCCGGCAGCGTCATCGGGTCGCTCGGCACGGAGGCCTTCACCTTCCAGTCCGGCGCGGCGAGGCTGGCCTTCGGGTGCGTGAGCCTGACGCAGATCGCGAAGGGCGCCCTGAACGGCGCGTCCGGGCTCATCGGGCTCGGCCGCGGCCGCCTGTCGCTCATCTCCCAGACGGGCGCCACAAAGTTCTCCTACTGCCTCACCCCCTATCTCCGCAACCACGGCGCCTCCAGCCACCTGTTCGTCGGCGCGTCGGCGAGCCTGAGCGGCAGCGGCGCCGTGACGTCCATACCGTTCGTGAAGAGCCCCAAGGAGTACCCCTACAGCACGTTCTACTACCTCCCTTTGACGGGGATCACCGTGGGGAAGACCAAGCTACCGATCCCCAGCGCGGCGTTCGAGCTCAGGCGGGTCGCTGCCGGGTATTGGTCCGGCGGGGTGATCATCGACACCGGCAGCCCTGTGACGGCCCTCGCCGACGCCGCGTACAGGGCGCTGGGCGAGGAGGTGACTCGGCAGCTGAACCGCAGCCTCGTGCAGCCGCCGGCGGACACCGGACTGGACCTGTGTGTGGCACGGGACGACGTCGACAAGGTCGTGCCGGCGCTGGTCTTCCACTTCAGTGGCGGTGCGGACATGGCGGTGCCGGCGGGGAGCTACTGGGGGCCCGTGGACAAGTCGACGGCATGCATGCTGATCGAGGAAGGAGGTTACGAGAGCGTGATCGGCAACTTCCAGCAGCAAGACTTGCACCTGCTCTACGACATCGGCAAGGGGGAGCTTTCGTTCCAGACCGCAGACTGCAGCGTTCTATGA
- the LOC109735258 gene encoding probable carboxylesterase 17, which translates to MADTACCKKLVEDIGGWIKVYDDGTVERSPPPPEASQLATIIAPYDVPRNGVTVHDIRANPPLRLYLPEAAPLAGRRLPVLLHFHAGVFCLTDPTWSLYHCFYARLAASIPIAGIVSITLPLAPEHPLPAALAAGFAAIDWLRSLAQPGLLAEPVLEPTSDPVGKLKAVADFSRVFLIGDSNGANLVHHVAAGFNSAEPGYWGSVRLAGAILLNPGFSRSTPSRSESADVQLDPYVDYKLADRLLALALPKGATRDHPYIWPVRDDAAAAVLAMPPLLVSVATLDTMRDRQVEYCNVMRRAGKDVEVALSPGVGHMFYLNQGAPEPADEETAAHIAELIEAIRGFVGRRHGCVARM; encoded by the coding sequence ATGGCAGACACTGCCTGCTGCAAGAAACTAGTGGAGGACATCGGGGGTTGGATCAAGGTCTACGACGACGGCACCGTCGAGCGGTCTCCACCTCCCCCGGAGGCAAGCCAACTAGCAACCATCATTGCGCCGTACGATGTGCCGCGCAACGGTGTAACGGTGCACGACATCCGGGCCAACCCGCCTCTCCGTCTCTACCTCCCGGAGGCGGCTCCTTTGGCTGGTCGCCGTCTTCCGGTCCTCCTCCACTTCCACGCCGGCGTGTTCTGTCTGACCGACCCTACCTGGTCGCTGTACCATTGCTTCTACGCCCGTCTCGCCGCCTCCATCCCCATCGCCGGTATCGTGTCCATAACCCTCCCCCTTGCTCCGGAGCACCCGCTCCCAGCGGCCCTAGCCGCCGGCTTTGCCGCCATTGACTGGCTGAGGTCGCTCGCTCAGCCCGGGCTGCTAGCTGAACCGGTCCTAGAGCCGACGTCCGACCCGGTGGGCAAGCTCAAGGCGGTGGCCGACTTTTCACGCGTGTTCCTGATAGGTGATAGCAATGGAGCCAACCTGGTGCACCATGTTGCCGCCGGGTTCAACTCGGCGGAGCCGGGCTACTGGGGCTCGGTCCGGCTCGCCGGAGCCATTCTGCTAAACCCGGGTTTCTCCCGGTCCACTCCAAGCCGGTCCGAGTCGGCCGACGTGCAACTGGACCCGTACGTGGACTACAAGCTGGCGGACAGGCTCCTGGCGCTGGCACTCCCCAAAGGCGCCACCCGAGACCACCCCTACATTTGGCCCGTCCGGGACGACGCGGCGGCGGCAGTTCTGGCCATGCCGCCGCTTCTGGTGAGTGTCGCGACCTTGGACACGATGCGTGACCGGCAGGTTGAGTATTGCAACGTCATGCGACGCGCTGGGAAGGATGTGGAGGTGGCGCTGAGCCCCGGTGTGGGCCACATGTTCTACCTAAACCAGGGCGCCCCCGAGCCGGCCGACGAGGAGACGGCGGCCCACATCGCGGAGCTCATCGAGGCCATCAGAGGCTTTGTCGGCAGGCGTCACGGCTGTGTCGCTCGGATGTAG
- the LOC109735260 gene encoding phototropic-responsive NPH3 family protein NPY4: MKYMKLGAKPDVFQTEGNIRFVATELATDIVITVGDVKFYLHKFPLLSKSSRLQTLVASTDEEGNDEVDISDIPGGPSAFEICAKFCYGMTVTLNAYNVLAARCAAEFLEMFETIDKGNLIYKIDVFLSSSIFRTWKDSIIVLQTTKSLLPWSENLKVINHCVDSIAAKASIDPSEVNWSYTYNRKKLPSESDPDSHWNGVRKQLTVPRDWWVEDICDLEMGLYKKVILAIKAKGRTAGEVVGEALRAYAYRRLFGTLDSAASNGLDCTRHRAALETIISLLPPERASVSCGFLLKLVRAACLLGSDEALRGDLVKRIGSQLDRASVSDLLIPASSDENALYNVDLVSSILEEFMVQCNGDEEALEDGESYPASSVCGGESELALVRLVDGYLAEIAKDPNLPLQKFIAITEMAPLAARPTHDGLYRAIDMYLKEHPSMTKSEKKRLCGLMDCKKLTAEASSHAVQNERLPLRLVVQVLFFEQLRASASAEAAASDHHPSPALRSLLPRENGNSYGSSRSAATTATTTEDDQWGGGAPASGDTSSFRSMSGLGNNKSGGNGGKATAKGPLQMPRKMLSKLWSGKASSGENSAGSDTSESPGSVNLEAETKSTHSRNTRHSVS, encoded by the exons ATGAAGTATATGAAGCTTGGAGCAAAGCCAGATGTCTTTCAGACAGAGGGGAATATCAG GTTTGTGGCAACTGAACTGGCGACGGATATTGTTATCACTGTTGGAGATGTCAAGTTTTATCTTCACAAG TTCCCACTTTTGTCCAAGAGTTCCCGCTTGCAAACGTTGGTTGCTTCCACAGACGAGGAAGGCAATGATGAAGTAGACATTTCTGACATCCCCGGTGGACCTTCAGCATTTGAAATCTGTGCAAAGTTCTGCTATGGCATGACCGTCACGCTGAACGCGTACAACGTCCTCGCAGCCCGCTGCGCGGCCGAGtttctcgaaatgttcgagactATCGACAAAGGGAACCTCATCTACAAGATTGATGTGTTCCTCTCCTCAAGCATATTCCGCACCTGGAAGGACTCCATCATCGTGCTGCAAACAACAAAGTCACTCCTTCCCTGGTCAGAGAACCTGAAGGTGATCAACCACTGCGTGGATTCCATTGCGGCCAAGGCTTCCATCGACCCGTCGGAGGTCAACTGGTCGTACACCTACAACCGGAAGAAGCTGCCGTCCGAGAGCGACCCCGACTCGCACTGGAACGGTGTGAGGAAGCAGCTGACGGTGCCCAGAGATTGGTGGGTGGAGGACATCTGCGACCTCGAGATGGGCTTGTACAAGAAGGTGATCCTGGCCATCAAGGCCAAGGGGAGGACCGCCGGCGAGGTGGTGGGAGAGGCGCTGCGAGCCTACGCGTACCGAAGGCTGTTCGGCACCTTGGACAGTGCTGCGAGCAACGGGCTTGACTGCACACGGCACCGTGCGGCTCTCGAGACCATCATTTCTCTGCTGCCACCTGAGAGAGCCTCGGTCTCCTGCGGCTTCCTGCTCAAGCTGGTGAGAGCGGCGTGCTTGCTGGGGTCAGACGAGGCCTTGCGCGGCGACCTGGTAAAGAGGATCGGCTCGCAGCTGGACAGAGCTTCGGTCTCTGATCTTCTGATACCGGCGAGCTCCGACGAGAACGCTCTGTACAATGTTGACCTGGTGTCGTCGATACTGGAGGAGTTCATGGTGCAGTGCAACGGCGATGAAGAAGCATTGGAGGACGGTGAGAGCTACCCGGCCTCTTCGGTCTGCGGCGGCGAGTCGGAGCTCGCTTTGGTGAGGCTGGTCGACGGGTATCTGGCCGAGATCGCCAAAGACCCCAACCTCCCTCTTCAAAAGTTCATCGCCATCACTGAAATGGCGCCCCTCGCCGCTCGGCCCACCCACGATGGGCTCTACCGCGCCATTGACATGTATCTCAAG GAGCATCCGAGCATGACCAAGAGCGAGAAGAAGAGGCTGTGCGGGCTCATGGACTGCAAGAAGCTGACCGCCGAGGCGAGCTCGCACGCCGTGCAGAACGAGCGCCTCCCCCTGCGCCTGGTCGTGCAGGTCCTCTTCTTCGAGCAGCTCCGAGCATCGGCCTCTGCCGAGGCGGCAGCGTCTGATCACCACCCGTCCCCTGCCCTGCGCTCTCTACTCCCCAGAGAGAACGGCAACTCGTATGGCAGCTCCAGGTCGGCTGccacgacggcgacgacgaccgAGGACGACCagtggggcggcggggcgccggcgTCCGGCGACACCAGCTCGTTCCGGTCCATGAGCGGCCTGGGCAACAACAAGAGCGGAGGGAACGGCGGCAAGGCGACTGCCAAGGGGCCGCTGCAGATGCCGAGGAAGATGCTGAGCAAGCTGTGGTCCGGCAAGGCGAGCAGCGGTGAGAACAGCGCCGGCTCCGACACGTCGGAGAGCCCCGGCTCCGTCAACCTCGAGGCTGAGACCAAGTCCACGCATTCACGGAACACCAGGCACTCGGTCTCGTAG